The following proteins are co-located in the Anopheles cruzii unplaced genomic scaffold, idAnoCruzAS_RS32_06 scaffold00748_ctg1, whole genome shotgun sequence genome:
- the LOC128276219 gene encoding LOW QUALITY PROTEIN: uncharacterized protein LOC128276219 (The sequence of the model RefSeq protein was modified relative to this genomic sequence to represent the inferred CDS: substituted 1 base at 1 genomic stop codon) codes for MNTKVFQSIVGLIILIHNITGDDLGLLSSTLRSFRTFCCDDDLLKLACPLGTSISIELVQYGVKEDNDTVQCPYSELDDLYYAQGSPPSSPSTSMLDIILPSGNVTITSTTPNNNEMDVAMNDSLTSFSVERTKDKCTPLYVLQYSILQTVVETCQKKRSCRLHAAPKIFETSPCPGIHRLVEVNHKCRPFEFRSMTSCEKDIVRLTCGQYTRIAIYSATYGRTAYESSHCAQAATSQEQTCLSEHTSHTLTEICQGRRKCTVAVESSTFGNPCPESTRVYLKVIYACVSRNVFRERYVTPLEDDELDERPFESNEQYDEELTPVPNLIEGSAAIGNSATKGIHNKYLGESSRAEDIVTFVKDGELXKWTMASLDHGQLLIVSVAALFFCCICLSFGTLLAYKMKLFPSRTGNRCNKESDSIDSHSSPSSYRPTSDDFDLAECVPKTVVSSEKLAEQQLTPSRRIEASNSSFGNACIGTTNNSSYSTTIPAFSFAGVQPANGAHLSHISTTMFILPNYLMTDLPSGPLPNNCRPPRSARGALDEREMAQPSENLTLTLTTTEITSQPGSYTLLHPHHQQKHKSGNYAGSCTQCMALGWSPESSTSNAVMYAGQGNAPAAPVTSTGALHPYQRNQSLKSSSSDASGRPDLVRCEEHGKKVMTEGAQGSAITLAKSNSFLWLGLKIGLT; via the exons ATGAATACAAAAGTGTTTCAATCAATTGTTGGATTAATTATTTTGATACACAATATTACCGGAGATGATTTAG GCCTGCTCTCCAGTACATTACGTTCGTTTCGCACATTTTGTTGTGATGACGATCTGTTGAAACTCGCCTGTCCCCTTGGAACTAGCATCTCTATTGAATTGGTTCAGTATGGTGTTAAAG AGGACAACGATACGGTACAGTGTCCTTACAGCGAACTCGATGATCTCTATTATGCTCAAGGATCGCCTCCCTCGTCACCTTCTACGAGTATGTTGGACATCATCCTACCATCAGGAAACGTGACGATAACGTCAACgacaccaaacaacaacgaaatgGATGTCGCCATGAACGACAGTCTGACCAGTTTTTCTGTGGAGAGGACGAAAGACAAGTGCACTCCGCTTTACGTGCTGCAG TATTCAATCCTGCAGACCGTTGTTGAAACGTGCCAGAAAAAGCGAAGCTGTCGGTTACATGCTGCACCGAAAATATTCGAAACAAGTCCCTGTCCTGGCATTCATCGGCTGGTGGAGGTCAATCACAAATGCCGCCCAT TTGAATTCCGAAGCATGACTTCTTGCGAGAAGGACATCGTTCGGTTAACGTGCGGCCAGTATACGCGCATAGCAATCTACAGCGCCACCTATGGGCGGACGGCGTACGAAAGTTCTCATTGTGCGCAGGCAGCCACCTCGCAAGAGCAGA CATGTCTCTCGGAGCACACGAGTCACACGCTGACGGAAATCTGCCAAGGCCGGCGGAAGTGTACGGTGGCAGTTGAAAGCTCAACATTTGGCAATCCCTGCCCGGAGAGCACTCGGGTGTACCTAAAGGTGATATACGCCTGTG TTTCCAGAAACGTGTTCCGGGAGCGCTACGTTACGCCACTGGAGGATGACGAGCTGGACGAACGGCCTTTCGAATCGAACGAGCAGTACGATGAGGAGTTAACGCCGGTTCCAAATCTCATTGAGGGCTCGGCAGCTATTGGTAACTCCGCCACCAAAGGTATCCACAACAAGTACTTGGGCGAGTCGTCTAGGGCCGAAGACATAGTCACCTTCGTCAAAGACGGTGAGCTTTGAAAATGG ACGATGGCCAGTCTAGACCACGGACAACTGCTTATCGTGAGTGTTGCGGCGCTGTTCTTCTGCTGTATCTGCCTGTCGTTTGGTACGTTACTGGCATATAAAATGAAACTGTTTCCGTCTCGAACTGGAAATCGATGCAACAAGGAATCCGATTCGATCGACAGCCACTCAAGTCCATCCAGCTACCGTCCGACGAGCGATGACTTTGACCTTGCAGAGTGTGTGCCTAAAACGGTTGTTTCTTCCGAGAAGCTTGCGGAG CAACAATTAACACCGTCCAGAAGAATCGAAGCCTCGAATTCATCGTTCGGTAATGCCTGCATTGGAACCACCAATAACAGCTCCTACAGTACCACGATTCCCGCGTTCAGCTTTGCTGGAGTCCAACCAGCCAATGGGGCGCATTTGTCGCATATCTCGACCACGATGTTCATCTTGCCCAACTATTTGATGACCGATCTTCCGTCAGGCCCCTTGCCCAACAATTGTCGACCGCCTCGGTCGGCGCGAGGAGCTCTGGACGAACGGGAAATGGCACAACCGAGTGAAAATCTCACCTTAACGCTTACAACGACCGAAATCACGAGCCAACCGGGATCCTACACCCTTCTACATCCTCATCATCAGCAAAAGCACAAATCCGGGAATTATGCTGGTTCCTGCACACAGTGCATGGCCCTCGGTTGGTCTCCTGAATCATCCACCTCAAATGCCGTGATGTATGCAGGGCAGGGAAATGCGCCTGCAGCACCGGTCACCAGTACAGGAGCGTTGCACCCGTATCAACGCAATCAATCATTGAAATCGTCCTCAAGTGACGCGTCGGGACGGCCTGATTTGGTAAGGTGCGAGGAACATGGCAAGAAGGTCATGACCGAAGGTGCGCAGGGTTCTGCAATCACTCTAGCAAAGTCGAATTCTTTTTTATGGCTGGGCTTGAAGATCGGGCTGACGTAA